In one Liolophura sinensis isolate JHLJ2023 chromosome 11, CUHK_Ljap_v2, whole genome shotgun sequence genomic region, the following are encoded:
- the LOC135477935 gene encoding ecdysone receptor-like yields the protein MNTMDGPSGAKQQKEGHNADSSSGVGKGIEEELCRICGDRASGYHYNALSCEGCKGFFRRSVTRGASYKCKYGGNCEMDMWMRRKCQACRLARCREAGMKQECLLSDEQCKARDARRKAKLRSTKNVSSPDSGASPISLGDSMSAMGPSPPSTPKDMREPMSPGTVVERSPLQFMAEEQRKLIENLVLMQDKYEVPDQEAVSQVQPLGPELADQQITITTKEAFWTQLAEFTALVTQLVVDFAKALPGFKSLNTEDQIILLKACTLEVMTLRSARRYDPELNALIMANDEPFTYENMQDIGMGKFADLTMDFCASMNRMQVDNAEFALLTAVCIFSERPGLIEPRKVEKAQEVYSNTLQAYESIKRFKGSQTFAKLLHKLTDLRSVGIEHAKMMLTVQVEDTKVPPLLHEIFEFKHDENDMDTENTSS from the exons ATGAATACAATGGATGGGCCGTCAGGAGCAAAACAACAGAAAGAGGGACATAATGCAGACTCCTCCAGTGGTGTTGGAAAGGGCATCGAAGAGGAGCTGTGTAGAATTTGTGGTGACCGAGCTTCGGGCTATCATTACAATGCCCTTAGCTGTGAAGGATGTAAAG GTTTTTTCCGCCGCAGTGTGACTCGTGGAGCGAGTTACAAGTGTAAATATGGCGGCAACTGTGAAATGGACATGTGGATGAGGCGGAAGTGCCAGGCATGTCGTTTGGCGCGATGTCGGGAGGCCGGTATGAAACAAGAAT GTCTGTTGTCCGATGAACAGTGTAAAGCAAGAGATGCACGCAGGAAAGCTAAGCTACGCTCAACCAAAAATGTGTCTAGCCCAGATAGCGGAGCTAGCCCGATATCATTGGGAGACAGCATGAGTGCAATGGGGCCCAGTCCACCTTCAACCCCAAAGGACATGCGTGAACCGATGTCCCCAGGGACAGTTGTGGAGCGGTCACCTTTACAGTTCATGGCGGAGGAGCAGCGCAAACTGATTGAAAATCTCGTTCTGATGCAGGACAAATACGAAGTGCCTGATCAAGAGGCTGTCAGTCAAGTACAG CCTTTAGGTCCAGAACTTGCTGACcaacaaataacaataacaacaaaggAAGCATTTTGGACACAGCTGGCTGAGTTCACAGCCCTTGTAACACAGCTTGTAGTTGACTTTGCCAAAGCGCTGCCGGGATTCAAAAGTTTGAACACAGAAGATCAGATTATCCTGTTGAAG GCCTGTACTTTGGAGGTCATGACCTTGCGTTCTGCTAGACGCTACGACCCCGAGCTGAACGCGCTAATAATGGCCAATGATGAGCCGTTCACGTATGAGAATATGCAGGACATTGGAATGGGGAAGTTTGCTGACCTAACCATGGACTTCTGTGCGAGCATGAACCGTATGCAGGTTGACAATGCCGAGTTTGCACTGCTAACAGCAGTCTGTATATTTTCAG aGCGGCCTGGATTGATCGAGCCAAGGAAAGTGGAAAAAGCTCAGGAGGTTTATAGTAACACCTTGCAGGCGTACGAAAGCATAAAACGCTTCAAGGGTAGCCAGACTTTTGCCAAACTGCTCCACAAGCTGACTGATCTACGCTCAGTGGGCATTGAACACGCCAAGATGATGCTGACAGTACAAGTGGAGGACACAAAAGTTCCGCCCTTGCTGCATGAGATTTTTGAATTCAAGCATGACGAAAACGATATGGATACTGAAAATACCTCCAGCTGA